In a single window of the Hypanus sabinus isolate sHypSab1 chromosome 15, sHypSab1.hap1, whole genome shotgun sequence genome:
- the med7 gene encoding mediator of RNA polymerase II transcription subunit 7, protein MAEPQQVSSLPLPPAQYYKEYTDENVRKGFTPKPPPPIRDSYTMFGNQFQCDELIIRPLEGQGIERLHPPQFDHKKELKKLNMSILVNFLDLLDILIQSPGSIKREEKLEDLKLLFVHMHHLINEYRPHQARETLRVMMEVQKRQRLETAERFQKHLDRALEVIQSSLASLPDDLSEAGHLLSKVKPEPVDMEDGGGCAQPDAATDPSAKEEEVSDQDLAMCAIIDDMT, encoded by the coding sequence ATGGCTGAACCCCAGCAAGTGAGCTCCCTGCCCCTTCCACCGGCTCAGTACTACAAGGAGTACACTGATGAAAATGTGCGCAAGGGCTTCACCCCCAAGCCCCCGCCTCCCATCCGGGACAGCTACACCATGTTCGGTAACCAGTTCCAGTGTGACGAGCTGATCATCCGGCCCTTGGAGGGCCAGGGCATCGAGCGGCTGCACCCTCCGCAGTTCGACCACAAGAAGGAGCTGAAGAAGCTGAACATGTCTATCTTGGTGAACTTCCTGGACTTGCTCGACATCCTCATCCAAAGCCCTGGCAGCATCAAGCGCGAGGAGAAGCTGGAGGATCTCAAGCTCCTCTTTGTGCACATGCACCACCTCATCAACGAGTACCGGCCCCACCAGGCTCGTGAGACGCTGCGTGTGATGATGGAGGTGCAGAAGAGGCAGCGCCTGGAGACGGCTGAGCGCTTCCAGAAGCACCTAGACCGCGCCCTGGAAGTGATCCAGAGCAGTCTGGCCTCCCTTCCCGATGACCTGTCCGAAGCTGGACACCTGCTGTCCAAGGTCAAACCGGAGCCCGTGGACATGGAGGATGGTGGTGGGTGTGCGCAGCCGGACGCTGCGACGGACCCTTCAGCGAAGGAGGAGGAAGTCAGTGACCAGGACTTGGCCATGTGCGCTATCATTGACGACATGACGTAG